A section of the Pseudomonas lini genome encodes:
- a CDS encoding ABC transporter ATP-binding protein encodes MYKLEVQDLHKRYGSHEVLKGVSLKAAAGDVISIIGSSGSGKSTFLRCINLLEQPHAGKILLNNEELKLVANKDGALKAADPKQLQRMRSRLSMVFQHFNLWSHMTAMENIMEAPVHVLGMSKTEAREKAEHYLNKVGVAHRKDAYPGHMSGGEQQRVAIARALAMEPEVMLFDEPTSALDPELVGDVLKVMQALAQEGRTMVVVTHEMGFAREVSNQLVFLHKGVVEESGNPREVLVNPQSERLQQFLSGSLK; translated from the coding sequence ATGTACAAACTTGAAGTCCAAGACCTGCATAAACGCTATGGCAGTCACGAAGTGCTCAAGGGTGTGTCCCTGAAAGCGGCGGCTGGCGATGTGATCAGCATCATCGGCTCCAGTGGCTCCGGCAAAAGTACTTTCCTGCGCTGCATCAACCTGCTTGAGCAGCCGCACGCCGGCAAGATTCTGCTCAACAATGAAGAGCTGAAACTGGTCGCCAACAAGGACGGCGCGCTGAAAGCCGCCGACCCGAAACAGCTGCAACGCATGCGTTCGCGCCTGTCGATGGTGTTCCAGCATTTCAACCTGTGGTCGCACATGACCGCGATGGAAAACATCATGGAAGCGCCGGTCCACGTGCTCGGCATGTCCAAGACCGAAGCCCGCGAGAAGGCCGAGCACTACCTGAACAAGGTCGGCGTTGCTCATCGCAAGGATGCCTACCCGGGCCACATGTCCGGCGGCGAGCAGCAGCGTGTGGCGATTGCCCGTGCGCTGGCGATGGAGCCTGAGGTGATGTTGTTCGACGAACCGACCTCGGCCCTCGACCCTGAGTTGGTCGGTGATGTGCTGAAAGTCATGCAGGCCCTGGCACAGGAAGGCCGGACCATGGTGGTGGTGACGCACGAGATGGGCTTTGCCCGTGAAGTGTCGAACCAGCTGGTTTTCCTGCACAAAGGTGTTGTTGAAGAAAGCGGCAACCCGCGCGAAGTGCTGGTCAATCCGCAGTCTGAGCGTTTGCAACAATTTTTGTCCGGCAGCTTGAAATAA
- the argR gene encoding transcriptional regulator ArgR, giving the protein MTAHRIGFLIWPSTKALTLALAEEALRVAQRVHPDVVYELSFLQAEPATEGAWQLPGEPWAGKLENFQKLFLLADEPPTSLAPALSSGLKQLVRAGCVIGGLSAGVYPLAQLGLLDGYRAAVHWRWQDDFAERFPKVIATSHLFDWDRDRLTACGGMSVLDLLLAVLARDHGAELAGAVSEELVVERIREGGERQRIPLQNRLGSSHPKLTQAVLLMEANIEEPLTTDEIAQHVCVSRRQLERIFKQYLNRVPSQYYLELRLNKARQMLMQTSKSIIQIGLSCGFSSGPHFSSAYRNFFGATPREDRNQRRSSSPFELSSVPPERG; this is encoded by the coding sequence ATGACTGCCCATCGAATTGGTTTCCTGATTTGGCCCAGCACTAAAGCTCTGACGCTTGCGCTGGCGGAGGAGGCCTTGCGTGTTGCCCAGCGTGTGCACCCGGACGTTGTTTACGAACTGTCGTTCTTGCAGGCCGAACCGGCGACCGAAGGCGCCTGGCAATTGCCGGGTGAGCCCTGGGCCGGCAAGCTCGAAAACTTCCAGAAACTGTTCCTGCTCGCCGACGAGCCGCCGACTTCACTTGCGCCGGCGCTCAGCAGTGGGCTGAAACAACTGGTGCGAGCCGGTTGTGTGATCGGTGGTTTGTCGGCCGGTGTTTACCCGTTGGCGCAGTTGGGTTTGCTCGACGGTTACCGCGCTGCCGTGCATTGGCGCTGGCAGGACGATTTCGCCGAGCGTTTCCCGAAGGTGATCGCCACCAGTCATCTGTTCGACTGGGATCGCGATCGCTTGACCGCGTGCGGCGGCATGTCGGTGCTCGATTTGCTGCTGGCGGTGCTGGCCCGTGACCACGGCGCTGAACTGGCCGGGGCGGTTTCAGAAGAACTCGTTGTCGAACGCATCCGTGAAGGCGGCGAGCGTCAACGCATTCCATTGCAGAACCGCTTGGGCTCCAGTCATCCGAAGCTCACCCAAGCGGTGTTGCTGATGGAAGCCAACATCGAAGAACCCCTGACCACCGACGAAATCGCCCAGCATGTGTGCGTATCGCGTCGGCAATTGGAGCGGATCTTCAAGCAATACCTCAACCGTGTGCCGAGCCAGTATTACCTGGAATTACGCCTGAACAAGGCCCGACAGATGTTGATGCAAACCAGCAAGTCGATCATCCAGATCGGCCTGTCGTGTGGCTTCTCTTCGGGGCCGCATTTCTCCAGCGCCTACCGCAACTTCTTCGGCGCCACGCCTCGGGAAGATCGCAACCAGCGGCGTAGCAGCAGCCCGTTCGAGTTGTCGTCGGTGCCGCCCGAGCGCGGCTGA
- a CDS encoding dermonecrotic toxin domain-containing protein has product MNQDDIEHGQPDTHFHHVYRNLPTWLLESSVETRSALKNASLEMPHWHRTASRPQHQILKTSSQAHLTQRNRLGSKLAKLQNAQDFAESILTPALKARFDLEVDVKTTFLRLYIPQTTPFFAIKTGAARTWTVSLLDAALHNFQASETEVDAYEPASTFITKPSSTGQFDTLPLVSRKITIQSFTRLCRELDMGGQYNAYLKENLGLTNPVAGAVLKHNVMSANKAALRSALHLAHARQDIDSDAFNAIYRVLEGRPAMLRDGHPLHCHDLTMMSSSLTGIVIFGARSERATKATRIIAYIPDDPEHPFKQYSDTVAFMNELTRKLRTPAYQTFFSRFVDHAERGHFFANLNSRLRTVTWHQHTHGDPLPNWRETPIDKPDLQFSMNPFRADLWNHLYQRQLNKIINDASTLAVSTARADQATRWALWDAFSKIASTILEVATFVALPFVPFLGELMLAYMAYQLLDETFEGIIDWAQGLKKEAFGHLIGIVETAVQVGTFAVGGAIAAGTFSRLLSRETVALIAPLKPVSTPEGKTKYWKPDLAPYEQTIELPEEKHPDHLGLYRHEGKTLLPLEGKLYAVRPTRDARQFQIEHPSSNDSYKPSLRHNGHGAWQTELEQPLHWDRETVMRRLGHSVESLSSAEREQVLRISGYHDNVLREIHVENHRPPSLLTDTIKRFRIDRDIQTFIEQIDSDQPEQYRKADPVMQKQLLTRFDSWPADTALPEPVAQRQALRKQTADIARTYRKSLFELRYREHEKTADLPTQRLLADFEGLPTDIAQELASNASGNELRQLHNGVTPQRLKDVARKALEAVRASRAYEGLFSDALMSADTHMLALHSLDLLPGWPADVRIEVRDFAHDGIVRDSIGPVDASIRKTLVRSEDGFYQALDEKQTQQFSGDFYQAILQALPDIERTTLGFSIGEGQMLKQRIAAQALDHPQLRALFAKNPHRKPFYDPTTMRLPGGSEGYPRIGPAAPTLNERVREIYPSLTEDEIQSMVLMLQSHPAGARIELSRQANELARLHLDLGRWINDAPTVHPQTRVALSDLDREIARRNRTQLAQEIQRSWRRQSERDFDAPDGSEQYVLRFAEPILGNLPTLTADFSHVSLLSLEGNHAAQGVSDFLNRFNGLRRLELRRFALTTLPDAITRMPNLDALVLSHCGIRLNTATWSKLTALNKLVMLDLYKNPFEIVPRIDSMNELVHLDLSDTNLTDIPTGALQHPKLDTLLLMNNKISELSVELFESSLYDKRGVHLTHNPISNRSRDLVKRHHFDTAYDMGVYAPEADIDRVRALYPGMEVEQASEFVYELPGTLEDGRADLTRLEEELTRLRADLSAWTADLPARHPLTGQPFSPLQLFAEQANRDEFKQLLENCWQREAELDDFRDSLEPAYELNFRSLIIGELPTLSADFSHVSALELLSADGVTRIGRFLEAFPNLKSLRLRNCTLGDIPNTVFNMGKLRSLSLPNCRVSLSAESANALAGMDQLDYLDLGYNPLTQTPDLSQMPGLATVLLNNTHINEIPNGLLNLEELDWADLSSNAITEAPSDLTELPVETAENITLRDNPLSEESLLRLISYYERTGADFGVDEVINRGQMEISTSEDSEIDE; this is encoded by the coding sequence ATGAATCAAGACGATATTGAGCACGGCCAACCGGACACCCACTTTCATCACGTTTACCGAAACCTGCCCACGTGGCTGTTGGAATCTTCAGTCGAAACGCGCAGCGCCCTGAAAAACGCCAGCCTTGAAATGCCGCACTGGCACCGCACGGCGTCCCGACCGCAGCATCAGATACTGAAAACCTCAAGCCAGGCGCACTTGACCCAACGAAACCGACTGGGTTCGAAACTGGCAAAACTGCAAAACGCCCAGGATTTTGCCGAGTCGATTCTGACACCGGCCCTGAAAGCCCGGTTCGACCTGGAAGTGGATGTAAAAACCACTTTCCTGCGCCTGTACATTCCTCAGACCACGCCCTTTTTTGCGATCAAGACCGGCGCTGCCCGCACATGGACGGTATCGCTGCTTGATGCCGCGCTGCACAACTTTCAGGCATCAGAGACCGAGGTGGATGCCTACGAGCCGGCTTCGACCTTTATCACCAAACCGTCGTCTACGGGGCAGTTCGATACCCTGCCGTTGGTTTCCCGAAAGATCACCATTCAGAGCTTTACCCGGTTGTGCCGGGAGTTGGACATGGGGGGACAGTACAACGCCTATCTCAAAGAAAACCTGGGATTGACCAACCCGGTGGCCGGGGCCGTTTTGAAACACAATGTCATGAGTGCGAACAAAGCAGCACTGCGCTCTGCACTTCACCTGGCCCATGCACGCCAGGATATTGATAGCGACGCCTTTAACGCGATTTACCGCGTACTGGAAGGACGCCCGGCCATGCTCCGGGACGGTCACCCCTTGCATTGTCATGACCTGACGATGATGTCTTCATCGCTGACCGGCATTGTCATCTTTGGCGCCAGATCAGAGCGGGCAACCAAGGCTACCCGCATCATCGCCTACATTCCGGACGATCCGGAGCATCCGTTCAAACAGTACTCCGACACCGTGGCGTTCATGAACGAACTGACCCGCAAGCTACGGACACCCGCTTATCAAACCTTCTTCAGCCGCTTCGTCGATCACGCGGAACGCGGGCACTTTTTTGCCAATCTTAATAGCCGCTTGCGAACGGTGACCTGGCATCAACACACTCACGGCGATCCACTGCCCAACTGGCGCGAAACACCTATCGACAAGCCAGACCTGCAATTTTCGATGAACCCGTTCAGAGCGGATCTGTGGAATCACCTGTACCAGCGACAATTGAACAAAATCATCAACGACGCGAGCACACTCGCCGTCTCCACCGCCCGTGCCGATCAAGCTACGCGATGGGCGCTGTGGGACGCGTTCAGCAAAATCGCCTCCACGATCCTTGAAGTCGCGACGTTCGTTGCCCTGCCCTTTGTGCCATTCCTGGGTGAGTTGATGCTGGCTTACATGGCCTACCAGCTACTCGACGAGACGTTCGAAGGGATCATTGACTGGGCGCAAGGGCTGAAAAAAGAAGCGTTCGGGCACCTGATCGGCATCGTCGAAACGGCGGTTCAAGTGGGAACCTTCGCAGTGGGCGGTGCCATCGCCGCCGGCACCTTCAGTCGCCTCCTTTCTCGCGAAACAGTGGCACTTATCGCCCCTCTCAAACCCGTATCAACACCAGAAGGTAAAACCAAATACTGGAAGCCGGACTTGGCGCCGTACGAACAAACCATCGAACTGCCAGAAGAGAAACACCCCGATCACTTGGGCCTGTACCGCCACGAGGGCAAAACGCTTCTACCCCTCGAAGGAAAGCTGTACGCCGTACGGCCAACTCGCGATGCCCGTCAATTTCAGATTGAACACCCAAGCAGCAATGACAGCTATAAGCCCTCATTGCGGCACAACGGTCATGGCGCCTGGCAAACGGAACTGGAGCAACCCCTGCATTGGGACCGGGAAACCGTCATGCGCCGTCTTGGCCACAGTGTCGAATCGCTCTCCAGTGCCGAGCGTGAGCAGGTCCTGCGGATCAGCGGTTATCACGACAACGTGCTGCGAGAAATCCATGTCGAAAATCATCGCCCGCCATCGCTCCTGACCGACACGATCAAGCGCTTCAGGATCGATCGGGATATTCAGACGTTTATCGAACAGATTGACAGCGACCAGCCTGAGCAATACCGCAAGGCTGATCCGGTCATGCAAAAACAATTGCTGACCCGGTTCGACTCATGGCCTGCTGACACCGCCCTGCCGGAACCGGTCGCCCAGAGGCAAGCCTTGCGAAAGCAGACCGCGGACATCGCCCGAACCTATCGCAAGTCGCTGTTCGAGCTTCGCTATCGCGAACATGAAAAGACCGCCGATCTACCGACCCAACGGCTACTCGCCGACTTTGAGGGATTACCCACCGATATCGCCCAGGAACTGGCGAGCAATGCATCGGGCAACGAACTGAGGCAGTTGCACAACGGGGTAACACCTCAACGCCTGAAGGATGTCGCAAGGAAAGCCCTGGAGGCGGTGCGCGCATCCCGTGCTTATGAAGGACTCTTTTCTGATGCCCTGATGAGCGCAGACACCCACATGCTCGCCTTGCACAGCCTGGATTTGCTACCCGGATGGCCGGCCGATGTACGCATCGAGGTGAGAGATTTTGCCCATGACGGGATCGTGCGCGACAGCATTGGCCCCGTCGACGCATCGATCCGAAAAACGCTGGTGCGTAGCGAAGATGGTTTTTATCAAGCGCTTGATGAAAAGCAAACGCAGCAGTTCTCGGGTGATTTTTATCAGGCCATCCTTCAAGCGCTGCCGGATATCGAGCGCACCACACTGGGGTTTTCCATTGGGGAAGGACAAATGCTCAAACAGCGCATTGCCGCGCAGGCTCTGGACCACCCACAGCTTCGTGCACTTTTTGCGAAAAACCCTCATCGAAAACCCTTCTATGACCCAACGACCATGCGTCTGCCCGGAGGTTCGGAGGGTTACCCGCGCATTGGTCCCGCAGCACCAACGCTCAACGAAAGGGTGCGCGAGATTTACCCGAGCCTCACCGAGGACGAAATCCAGTCCATGGTCCTCATGCTGCAGAGTCATCCCGCTGGCGCCCGCATTGAACTGTCACGCCAGGCAAACGAACTGGCCCGCCTGCACCTGGACCTGGGGCGCTGGATAAACGACGCCCCGACCGTCCACCCGCAAACCCGAGTTGCATTGAGCGACCTGGACCGCGAGATCGCGCGCCGCAATCGCACACAGCTAGCCCAGGAAATTCAGCGCAGCTGGCGCCGCCAGTCTGAGCGCGATTTCGATGCACCAGATGGCAGCGAGCAGTATGTGCTGAGGTTTGCAGAACCGATCCTGGGCAACCTGCCGACACTCACCGCCGACTTCAGTCATGTGTCGCTGCTTTCTCTGGAAGGCAATCATGCTGCGCAGGGTGTGTCGGACTTCCTGAACCGCTTCAATGGACTTCGCCGCCTGGAACTGCGTCGTTTCGCCCTGACCACCCTCCCCGATGCCATCACCCGAATGCCGAACCTTGATGCGCTGGTGTTAAGTCATTGCGGTATCAGATTGAACACTGCCACGTGGTCGAAACTGACAGCATTGAACAAACTGGTCATGTTGGATCTGTACAAAAACCCGTTCGAAATCGTCCCTCGCATCGACTCGATGAACGAGCTGGTTCACCTTGATCTAAGCGATACCAACCTGACCGATATTCCGACCGGAGCCCTGCAACATCCAAAGCTCGACACCCTCCTGTTGATGAACAACAAGATCAGTGAATTATCTGTCGAGTTATTCGAGAGTTCGCTTTACGACAAACGTGGTGTGCACCTGACCCACAACCCGATTTCCAACCGTTCGCGGGATCTCGTCAAACGGCATCACTTCGATACCGCTTACGACATGGGCGTCTATGCCCCCGAGGCGGACATTGATCGCGTCAGGGCGCTGTACCCAGGTATGGAAGTCGAGCAAGCGAGCGAGTTTGTCTACGAGTTGCCGGGCACCCTGGAGGATGGCCGGGCAGACCTGACACGCCTGGAAGAGGAGCTGACTCGCTTGAGAGCCGATTTGTCTGCCTGGACCGCCGACCTTCCGGCCCGACATCCTTTAACGGGTCAACCCTTCAGTCCCCTGCAACTATTTGCCGAACAAGCCAATCGCGACGAGTTCAAGCAATTGCTGGAGAATTGCTGGCAGCGTGAGGCCGAGCTGGATGATTTCAGGGACAGCCTGGAACCCGCCTACGAATTGAATTTTCGCTCGCTCATCATTGGAGAACTGCCCACCCTGAGTGCAGATTTCAGCCATGTGTCAGCACTGGAGTTGCTGAGTGCGGATGGCGTGACACGCATCGGGCGTTTCCTGGAGGCCTTCCCGAACCTCAAAAGTCTGAGGTTGCGCAACTGCACGCTGGGCGACATTCCCAATACCGTATTCAACATGGGAAAACTCAGGTCACTGTCGCTTCCCAACTGCCGCGTCAGCTTGTCGGCAGAATCGGCAAACGCACTGGCCGGAATGGACCAGCTCGATTATCTCGACCTGGGCTATAACCCACTGACACAAACGCCTGATCTTTCGCAAATGCCGGGGTTGGCGACCGTCCTGCTCAACAACACCCACATCAACGAAATACCCAATGGCCTGCTCAACCTGGAAGAACTGGATTGGGCAGACCTGAGTTCGAATGCAATCACAGAAGCGCCCAGCGACTTGACGGAACTGCCCGTGGAAACGGCAGAGAACATTACGTTGCGAGACAATCCGCTATCGGAGGAAAGCCTGTTAAGGCTGATCAGTTACTACGAACGTACGGGAGCAGATTTCGGCGTGGACGAAGTCATCAACCGGGGGCAAATGGAAATTTCCACCTCTGAGGACTCCGAGATCGACGAGTAA
- a CDS encoding aspartate aminotransferase family protein: protein MSVEHAAVERADFDQVMVPNYAPAAFIPVRGAGSRVWDQSGRELIDFAGGIAVNVLGHAHPALVAALTEQANKLWHVSNVFTNEPALRLAHKLVDATFAERVFFCNSGAEANEAAFKLARRVAHDRFGTEKYEIVAALNSFHGRTLFTVNVGGQSKYSDGFGPKITGITHVPYNDLAALKAAVSDKTCAVVLEPIQGEGGVLPAELSYLQGARELCDAHNALLVFDEVQTGMGRSGKLFAYQHYGVTPDILTSAKSLGGGFPIAAMLTTEDLAKHLVVGTHGTTYGGNPLACAVAEAVIDVINTPEVLSGVNAKHDKFKTRLEQIGEKYGLFTEVRGLGLLLGCVLNDAWKGKAKDIFNAAEREGLMILQAGPDVIRFAPSLVVEDADIDAGLDRFERAAAKLTQA from the coding sequence ATGTCCGTTGAGCACGCTGCGGTAGAACGCGCCGATTTCGACCAGGTAATGGTTCCCAACTACGCGCCAGCCGCTTTCATTCCTGTGCGTGGTGCCGGTTCCCGTGTTTGGGACCAGTCTGGCCGCGAGCTGATCGACTTCGCTGGCGGGATTGCCGTTAACGTATTGGGCCATGCGCATCCGGCGCTGGTCGCTGCATTGACCGAGCAAGCGAACAAGCTGTGGCACGTATCCAACGTGTTTACCAATGAGCCGGCCTTGCGCCTGGCCCATAAGCTGGTCGACGCCACTTTTGCCGAGCGCGTGTTCTTCTGCAACTCTGGCGCCGAAGCCAACGAGGCCGCTTTCAAGCTGGCCCGTCGCGTGGCCCATGACCGTTTCGGTACCGAGAAGTACGAAATCGTTGCCGCGCTCAACAGCTTCCACGGTCGTACCCTGTTTACCGTGAACGTTGGCGGCCAGTCGAAGTACTCCGACGGCTTCGGTCCGAAGATCACCGGCATCACCCACGTGCCTTACAACGATCTGGCCGCGCTGAAAGCCGCTGTTTCCGACAAGACCTGCGCGGTGGTTCTGGAGCCGATCCAGGGCGAAGGCGGCGTACTGCCGGCCGAGCTGTCTTACCTGCAAGGTGCTCGTGAACTGTGCGATGCGCACAATGCGCTGCTGGTTTTCGACGAAGTTCAGACCGGCATGGGCCGCAGCGGCAAGCTGTTCGCCTATCAGCATTACGGCGTGACCCCGGACATCCTGACCAGCGCCAAGAGCCTGGGCGGCGGTTTCCCGATTGCAGCGATGCTGACCACCGAAGACCTGGCCAAACACCTGGTCGTCGGCACCCACGGCACCACGTATGGCGGCAACCCGCTGGCGTGCGCTGTCGCTGAAGCGGTGATCGATGTGATCAACACGCCTGAAGTGCTGAGCGGCGTCAACGCCAAGCACGACAAGTTCAAGACCCGTCTTGAGCAGATCGGCGAGAAGTACGGCCTCTTCACTGAAGTCCGCGGTCTGGGCCTGCTGCTCGGTTGCGTACTGAACGATGCCTGGAAAGGCAAGGCCAAGGACATCTTCAACGCCGCCGAGCGTGAAGGCCTGATGATTCTGCAAGCCGGCCCGGACGTGATTCGTTTCGCGCCAAGCCTGGTGGTTGAAGACGCCGATATCGATGCCGGTCTGGACCGTTTCGAGCGCGCCGCGGCGAAACTGACGCAAGCCTGA
- the aruF gene encoding arginine/ornithine succinyltransferase subunit alpha — MLVMRPAQMADLGEVQRLAADSPIGVTSLPDDVERLSDKIAASEASFAAEVSFNGEESYFFVLEDTATGKLVGCSAIVASAGYSEPFYSFRNETFVHASRELKIHNKIHVLSQCHDLTGNSLLTSFYVKPELVGSPWAELNSRGRLLFVASHPERFADSVVTEIVGYSDENGDSPFWDAIGRNFFDLNYAAAERLCGLKSRTFLAELMPHYPIYVPLLPDSAQEAMGQVHPRAQITFDILMREGFETDHYIDIFDGGPTLHARVSGIRSIAQSRVVPVKIGEPVKGAGRQYLVANAQLQDYRAVLLELDYAPGKPVTLDLEAAEALGVGEGASVRLVAV, encoded by the coding sequence ATGCTGGTGATGCGCCCCGCGCAAATGGCTGATCTGGGCGAGGTACAGCGTCTGGCTGCAGACAGCCCGATTGGTGTCACTTCCTTGCCGGATGATGTTGAACGCCTGAGCGACAAGATCGCGGCGAGCGAAGCCTCATTCGCCGCCGAAGTCAGCTTCAACGGTGAAGAGAGTTATTTCTTCGTCCTCGAAGACACGGCCACCGGCAAACTGGTCGGCTGTTCGGCCATCGTTGCCTCGGCCGGTTATTCCGAGCCGTTCTACAGCTTTCGTAACGAAACTTTCGTGCACGCCTCCCGCGAGCTGAAGATTCACAACAAGATCCACGTGCTCTCCCAGTGCCACGACCTGACCGGCAACAGCTTGCTGACCAGTTTCTACGTGAAGCCGGAATTGGTAGGTTCGCCTTGGGCGGAGCTCAATTCCCGTGGTCGCCTGCTGTTTGTGGCCAGCCATCCGGAGCGCTTTGCCGATTCGGTGGTCACCGAGATCGTCGGTTACAGCGACGAAAACGGCGACTCGCCGTTCTGGGATGCCATCGGTCGCAACTTCTTCGACCTCAACTACGCCGCCGCCGAGCGTCTGTGTGGCTTGAAAAGCCGCACGTTCCTGGCTGAGCTGATGCCGCATTACCCGATCTACGTGCCGTTGCTGCCGGACTCCGCTCAAGAAGCGATGGGCCAGGTGCATCCGCGGGCGCAGATCACTTTCGACATCCTGATGCGCGAAGGCTTCGAGACCGATCACTACATCGACATTTTCGACGGTGGCCCGACCCTGCATGCCCGCGTCTCGGGGATCCGTTCGATCGCCCAGAGCCGTGTAGTCCCGGTGAAAATCGGTGAGCCGGTCAAAGGTGCCGGTCGTCAGTACCTGGTGGCCAACGCCCAGTTGCAGGATTACCGCGCCGTTTTGCTCGAACTCGATTACGCGCCAGGCAAACCCGTGACCCTGGATCTGGAAGCGGCCGAAGCCTTGGGCGTCGGTGAAGGTGCCAGCGTGCGCCTGGTGGCGGTTTAA
- the astA gene encoding arginine N-succinyltransferase — MIVRPVRSSDLPALIDLARSTGTGLTTLPANEERLAHRVGWAEKTFRGDAGRGDADYLFVLEDDDGRVVGISAIAGAVGLREPWYNFRVGLTVSASQELNIYREIPTLFLANDLTGNSELCSLFLHADFRTGLNGRMLAKARMLFIAEFPQLFGNKIIAEMRGVSDGAGRSPFWESLGRHFFKMEFSQADYLTGVGNKAFIAELMPKFPLYTCFLSPDARNVIGQVHPDTEPALSMLKSEGFSYQGYVDIFDAGPAVECETAKIRAVRDSQALVLAIGTPGDDATPFLIHNRKREDCRITAAPARFAAGTLVVDPLTAKRLQLNAGDQVRAVPLSAARESK; from the coding sequence ATGATCGTTCGTCCCGTACGCAGCAGCGATTTACCCGCTCTGATCGACCTGGCCCGCAGCACCGGCACCGGCCTGACCACCTTGCCGGCCAACGAAGAGCGTCTGGCCCATCGGGTCGGCTGGGCCGAGAAGACCTTCCGTGGCGACGCCGGGCGCGGTGATGCGGACTACCTGTTCGTGCTCGAAGATGACGACGGCCGTGTGGTGGGTATTTCCGCCATCGCCGGCGCCGTCGGCCTGCGTGAGCCGTGGTACAACTTCCGCGTCGGTCTGACCGTCAGCGCCTCGCAAGAGCTGAATATCTACCGCGAGATTCCGACGCTGTTCCTGGCCAACGACCTGACCGGCAATTCCGAGTTGTGCTCGTTGTTCCTGCACGCCGATTTCCGCACTGGCCTCAACGGCCGCATGCTGGCCAAGGCGCGGATGCTGTTCATCGCTGAGTTCCCGCAACTGTTCGGCAACAAGATCATCGCCGAAATGCGCGGTGTGTCCGATGGCGCCGGACGTTCACCGTTCTGGGAAAGCCTGGGTCGACATTTCTTCAAGATGGAGTTCAGCCAGGCCGATTACCTCACCGGCGTGGGCAATAAGGCGTTCATCGCCGAACTGATGCCGAAATTCCCGCTGTACACCTGCTTCCTGTCGCCAGATGCGCGCAACGTGATTGGCCAGGTTCACCCGGACACCGAGCCGGCGCTGTCAATGCTCAAGAGCGAAGGCTTCAGCTACCAAGGCTACGTCGACATTTTCGATGCCGGTCCTGCGGTGGAATGCGAAACCGCCAAGATCCGCGCGGTGCGTGACAGTCAGGCGCTGGTGCTGGCCATCGGCACCCCGGGTGACGATGCCACGCCGTTCCTGATTCATAACCGCAAGCGTGAAGACTGCCGGATCACCGCCGCGCCAGCACGCTTCGCCGCCGGCACTTTGGTGGTCGATCCGCTGACCGCCAAACGTCTTCAACTCAACGCCGGCGATCAAGTGCGCGCCGTTCCGTTGTCCGCTGCTCGGGAGTCGAAATAA